From a region of the Butyrivibrio sp. AE3004 genome:
- a CDS encoding ROK family glucokinase, protein MEHQATNLLENYVFGVDIGGTTVKIGLLDMDGHKIEVWEIPTRIENEGKNVLPDIAEAIRKKMEERGIKDSQVVGVGAGAPGPFGDDGTIFKAVNLGWSEFNMKHELHDLVKIPVKCGNDANVAALGEYWMGGGQGYKDMLMVTLGTGVGGGIIHKGKIFNGANGAAGEIGHIHINDDETVTCGCGNKGCLEQYASATGAVLLMNRLLEESNEECVLRGKDFVCKDIFDAAKNGDALAKEALNRYGEYLGKGLAMIASTVNPEVIVFGGGVSKAGDILFDLVRPSFEKYVFPGAKRTKFALAKLGNDAGIYGAAKLVLDSVS, encoded by the coding sequence ATGGAACATCAGGCAACAAATTTATTGGAAAACTACGTTTTTGGAGTGGATATAGGCGGAACTACCGTTAAGATCGGACTCCTTGATATGGATGGACACAAGATTGAAGTATGGGAGATCCCTACAAGAATTGAGAATGAAGGAAAAAATGTCCTTCCCGATATAGCTGAAGCCATCAGAAAAAAGATGGAAGAGAGAGGTATCAAGGATTCACAGGTTGTAGGTGTAGGCGCAGGTGCTCCGGGTCCTTTCGGTGATGACGGTACTATTTTCAAGGCAGTTAATCTTGGATGGAGTGAGTTTAACATGAAGCATGAGCTTCACGACCTTGTTAAGATTCCGGTTAAGTGCGGTAACGATGCTAACGTGGCAGCCCTTGGTGAGTACTGGATGGGCGGCGGCCAGGGCTATAAGGATATGCTTATGGTAACATTGGGAACCGGTGTCGGCGGCGGAATTATCCATAAGGGTAAGATTTTCAACGGTGCTAACGGCGCAGCCGGTGAGATCGGACATATCCACATCAATGATGATGAGACAGTTACCTGCGGATGCGGCAACAAGGGATGTCTTGAGCAGTACGCAAGTGCTACGGGAGCAGTTCTTCTTATGAACAGACTTCTTGAGGAGAGTAATGAAGAATGTGTTCTTCGCGGAAAAGATTTTGTATGTAAGGACATTTTTGATGCAGCTAAAAACGGCGATGCTCTTGCAAAAGAAGCTCTTAACCGTTACGGCGAATACCTCGGAAAAGGACTTGCTATGATCGCATCCACAGTAAATCCTGAGGTCATCGTATTCGGCGGCGGCGTATCAAAGGCAGGAGATATCCTCTTTGACCTTGTTCGTCCTTCCTTTGAAAAATACGTATTCCCGGGTGCAAAGAGAACAAAATTCGCTCTTGCAAAGCTTGGTAATGATGCAGGAATCTACGGAGCAGCTAAATTAGTTTTGGATTCGGTTTCATAA
- the murB gene encoding UDP-N-acetylmuramate dehydrogenase — translation MRFDLDKKLSGILPEANIIKNEEMSRHTTFRTGGPADYFVKISNEKELKEVLSLFREEKMKMQEDYYILGNGSNLLVSDKGFDGVIIYLCGDFAQVLLVEDEVIRAGAAALNVNVANFARDNELTGLEFAHGIPGSVGGALVMNAGAYGGEMKQVVQSVTAILEDGSIKNISGDALEFGYRTSIFKRMKCVITGCDIRLKKGDREVIESTMNELKEKRVSKQPLNFPSAGSTFKRPEGYFAGKLIEDAGLRGYCVGDAQVSEKHCGFVINKGNATSDEVYRLITYIQDRVFEQSGVRLTPEVILLGDFKA, via the coding sequence ATGAGATTTGATTTAGATAAGAAGCTATCCGGTATACTTCCGGAAGCAAATATCATAAAAAATGAAGAAATGAGCAGGCACACCACGTTTCGTACGGGTGGGCCTGCCGATTATTTTGTAAAGATAAGTAATGAAAAAGAGCTGAAAGAGGTGCTGTCTCTTTTCAGAGAAGAGAAAATGAAAATGCAGGAGGACTACTACATCCTTGGAAACGGAAGTAACCTCCTTGTTTCAGATAAAGGTTTTGATGGCGTTATCATATATCTTTGCGGAGACTTTGCGCAGGTTTTACTTGTAGAAGACGAAGTTATCAGGGCCGGAGCGGCAGCACTTAATGTAAATGTTGCAAACTTTGCAAGGGATAATGAACTTACAGGTCTTGAGTTTGCGCACGGCATTCCCGGTTCTGTCGGTGGTGCCCTCGTTATGAACGCAGGTGCCTACGGCGGCGAGATGAAGCAGGTAGTACAGAGTGTAACCGCAATTCTCGAGGACGGAAGTATTAAAAATATTAGCGGGGATGCTCTTGAATTTGGATACAGAACCAGTATTTTTAAGAGAATGAAATGTGTTATAACCGGCTGTGATATCAGGCTCAAAAAGGGCGACAGGGAAGTAATAGAGAGTACTATGAATGAGCTTAAGGAAAAGAGGGTTTCAAAACAACCACTGAACTTTCCAAGCGCCGGTTCAACATTTAAAAGACCCGAGGGTTATTTTGCGGGTAAACTGATAGAAGATGCAGGACTTAGGGGGTACTGCGTCGGTGACGCACAGGTTTCGGAAAAACATTGCGGGTTTGTAATTAATAAAGGCAATGCGACCTCCGATGAAGTATATAGGCTTATTACCTATATACAGGACAGGGTATTTGAACAATCCGGGGTCAGACTTACTCCGGAAGTAATTCTTTTGGGAGATTTTAAAGCATGA
- the rapZ gene encoding RNase adapter RapZ yields the protein MRIVIVTGMSGGGKSTAIHMLEDAGFYCVDNLPPSLFEKFAEIITLPDSEVTKVAVGFDARSGQKFEDAPRVIDDLRKRGLPVEVLFLECSDAVLVKRYKETRRRHPLSPEGRIEDGINRERELLAKLRTQADYIIDTSQLLTREFKLEMERIFVANEKHNNLMVTVLSFGFKHGIPSDADLVFDVRFLPNPFYIDDLKHLTGNDKPVQDYVKSFPECGQFLDKLEDMLKFLMPGYINEGKYQLVVAIGCTGGQHRSVTIANEIYDRLKAANDVGVKIYHRDLKHAR from the coding sequence ATGAGGATTGTAATTGTTACCGGAATGAGTGGTGGTGGAAAATCCACAGCTATTCATATGCTAGAGGATGCAGGCTTTTACTGTGTGGACAATCTGCCGCCGAGCCTGTTTGAAAAATTTGCGGAAATTATAACGCTTCCTGACAGTGAGGTAACAAAGGTCGCTGTAGGATTTGATGCAAGATCCGGACAGAAATTTGAGGATGCACCGAGAGTTATAGATGATCTAAGAAAAAGAGGACTTCCTGTTGAAGTGCTGTTTTTGGAGTGCTCGGATGCTGTCCTGGTAAAGAGATATAAGGAGACCAGAAGAAGACATCCGCTATCTCCTGAGGGAAGAATTGAGGATGGTATTAACAGGGAGAGAGAGCTTCTTGCAAAGCTAAGAACCCAGGCCGACTACATAATCGATACTTCACAGCTTCTCACCCGTGAATTTAAGCTTGAGATGGAGAGGATATTTGTAGCAAACGAAAAGCATAATAACCTTATGGTCACAGTGCTCTCCTTTGGATTCAAGCATGGTATTCCTTCGGATGCAGATCTTGTTTTTGATGTGAGATTTTTGCCCAATCCTTTTTATATTGATGACTTGAAACACCTCACAGGAAATGACAAGCCGGTTCAGGATTATGTAAAGAGTTTTCCTGAGTGCGGACAGTTTCTGGACAAGCTGGAGGATATGCTGAAATTCCTTATGCCCGGTTACATTAATGAAGGAAAATACCAGCTTGTTGTTGCAATCGGATGTACCGGCGGACAGCACAGATCTGTAACTATCGCCAACGAGATATATGACAGACTGAAAGCTGCAAATGATGTTGGTGTAAAGATTTATCACAGAGATTTAAAACATGCAAGGTGA
- the whiA gene encoding DNA-binding protein WhiA yields the protein MSFSSDVKNELSKQISTPRHCKMSELAALLLSCGMAERSESGLYTVYLQSDAESQSRKFFTILKKAYNIETSVLDKVPEKHLGGKVYLPVLQGGEEISSILKSIHLTDEDGNIRTAEDGISHRLVRQSCCKRAFLRDTFLCIGSVSDPSKSYHLEFACTSERFANDLKQMIESFDIEARIVIRKKYYVVYIKESTAIVDMLNVMEAPVSLMNMENERIVKEMRNSINRRVNCETANITKTVNAASRQTNDILYLKDHYGFENLPKGLEDMARVRLQYPDATLLELGKYLDPPVGKSGVNHRLRKLSELADKIRG from the coding sequence ATGTCATTTTCAAGCGATGTAAAAAATGAGCTTTCAAAACAGATTTCCACACCGCGTCACTGCAAGATGTCGGAACTGGCAGCACTTTTGCTTTCCTGCGGAATGGCAGAACGGTCGGAAAGCGGCTTGTATACTGTATATTTGCAGTCCGATGCGGAGAGCCAATCGAGAAAGTTCTTTACAATACTAAAAAAAGCATATAATATAGAGACTAGTGTGCTTGATAAAGTGCCGGAGAAGCACCTTGGAGGTAAGGTTTATCTGCCGGTTCTTCAAGGAGGAGAAGAGATTTCTTCTATATTAAAGTCCATTCATTTAACAGATGAGGATGGGAATATCAGGACAGCTGAGGATGGTATAAGCCACAGACTGGTAAGGCAGTCCTGCTGCAAGAGAGCATTTTTGAGAGACACATTTTTGTGTATTGGTTCGGTAAGTGACCCGAGCAAGTCATATCATCTTGAATTTGCCTGTACCTCAGAGAGGTTTGCAAATGATTTAAAGCAGATGATAGAGAGCTTTGATATTGAGGCCAGGATCGTAATACGAAAAAAGTATTATGTGGTCTACATTAAGGAGAGCACGGCAATCGTGGACATGCTTAATGTAATGGAAGCACCGGTGAGTCTTATGAATATGGAGAATGAGCGTATAGTTAAAGAGATGCGCAATTCCATAAACAGAAGGGTCAACTGCGAAACAGCTAATATCACAAAAACAGTCAATGCAGCATCGAGACAGACCAATGATATACTATACTTGAAGGATCACTACGGATTTGAGAATCTTCCGAAGGGGCTTGAAGATATGGCAAGGGTCAGGCTGCAATATCCGGATGCAACATTGTTGGAGCTTGGTAAATATCTTGATCCGCCGGTTGGCAAGTCAGGTGTTAACCATAGGCTCAGAAAACTCAGTGAACTCGCCGATAAGATACGAGGCTGA
- a CDS encoding HPr family phosphocarrier protein, producing the protein MITKSIEIKLPGGLEARPVAELVQLASRFDSTVHIEAQSKKVNAKSIMGMMTLSLSSGEEVTVIADGSDERDAVAGMESFLMGNLQLS; encoded by the coding sequence ATGATCACAAAATCTATCGAGATTAAGCTTCCAGGTGGACTTGAGGCACGTCCGGTTGCCGAGCTGGTTCAGCTTGCCAGTCGTTTTGACAGCACAGTGCATATTGAAGCACAGTCCAAGAAGGTGAATGCTAAGAGCATCATGGGAATGATGACATTAAGCCTTAGCAGTGGCGAAGAAGTTACTGTAATCGCTGATGGTTCAGATGAGAGAGATGCCGTAGCAGGTATGGAAAGTTTTCTTATGGGAAACTTACAGCTTTCTTAA
- a CDS encoding diacylglycerol/lipid kinase family protein: MKKKKMLFVYNPKAGKERIKSNLLDIIDIFSRAGYEVTVHPTQESGDATKAVKNRENIYDIVTCSGGDGTLDEVVNGMWQSKKRIPIGYVPAGSTNDFAMSLGIPSEMHASAEALVSGKEYACDIGVMNDEIFVYIAAFGLFTDVSYLTKQDIKNVLGHMAYIIEGARRISEIRSYHVKVTTDDQVIEDDFIFGMVTNSISVGGFKDITGKHIGLDDGVFEVTLVKMPDNMLDMSNLLAAFLNRDINTDLMYCFKTSHISFESRENIAWTRDGEYGGDHKFVEIKNENKALNIMVPDKK; encoded by the coding sequence ATGAAAAAAAAGAAAATGCTTTTTGTTTATAATCCCAAAGCAGGTAAAGAACGTATAAAAAGTAATCTGCTCGATATAATTGACATCTTTTCCAGAGCAGGTTATGAGGTTACCGTTCATCCCACACAGGAGAGCGGGGATGCCACTAAAGCAGTAAAAAACAGAGAAAATATTTATGACATTGTTACCTGTAGCGGAGGAGACGGCACTCTTGATGAAGTAGTAAACGGAATGTGGCAGTCCAAAAAGCGTATACCGATAGGCTATGTTCCTGCCGGCTCGACAAATGATTTTGCCATGAGTCTGGGGATACCCTCAGAAATGCATGCTTCCGCAGAAGCGCTTGTAAGCGGCAAAGAATATGCCTGTGATATCGGTGTTATGAACGATGAGATTTTCGTATATATTGCGGCATTTGGGCTGTTTACTGATGTGTCGTATCTGACAAAGCAGGACATTAAAAATGTTCTGGGACATATGGCATACATTATTGAGGGGGCAAGGCGAATTTCTGAGATAAGGTCCTACCACGTAAAGGTTACTACTGACGATCAGGTGATAGAGGATGATTTTATTTTCGGTATGGTAACAAATTCCATCTCGGTAGGTGGCTTCAAAGACATAACAGGCAAACATATAGGGCTTGATGACGGAGTTTTCGAGGTGACACTTGTAAAGATGCCGGATAATATGCTTGATATGAGTAATCTGTTGGCGGCCTTTTTAAACAGGGATATAAATACCGATCTTATGTACTGTTTTAAGACAAGTCATATTTCATTCGAATCCAGAGAAAATATAGCCTGGACAAGAGACGGCGAATATGGCGGGGATCATAAATTTGTGGAAATTAAAAACGAGAATAAAGCACTGAATATTATGGTGCCGGATAAGAAATAA